One genomic window of Coffea eugenioides isolate CCC68of chromosome 1, Ceug_1.0, whole genome shotgun sequence includes the following:
- the LOC113773053 gene encoding uncharacterized protein LOC113773053 gives MLKDVCHCFQLVDQIKETKLASSSVCISKSPSAPAFSVAAAAAPSPCPSTSAVTPTRLSSLFSSLCRNIEIWILTWIKKETSKRQKRKKWECKGDLLENEMGDLPLSSCQKVDQWASPYFIS, from the exons ATGCTGAAGGATGTATGTCATTGTTTTCAGTTGGTTGACCAG ATTAAGGAAACAAAGCTAGCTTCTTCCTCTGTCTGCATTAGCAAATCGCCATCTGCTCCAGCGTTCTCTGTCGCCGCCGCCGCTGCGCCTTCTCCTTGTCCCAGCACCTCTGCCGTAACCCCTACAAGACTTTCCTCCCTCTTTTCCTCCCTCTGCCGCAACATCGA AATTTGGATATTGACATGGATAAAGAAGGAGACGAGCAAaaggcaaaaaagaaaaaagtgggAATGTAAAGGAGACTTGTTAGAAAATGAAATGGGAGACTTGCCTTTGAGCTCTTGCCAAAAGGTGGATCAAT GGGCCTCTCCGTACTTTATTAGTTGA